DNA sequence from the Bordetella genomosp. 9 genome:
CATGGGCGCCGGCAATGCGGGCGTAGGTCCTGCCCTGGTGCGCGATGACACCATCCGCGCCAGGCCGGCGCTGGCCGAGCGCCTGCGCCAGTTCCGGATTGCCCACACTGTAGCGCTCGAACGTCTCGGCGGGCAGGGACGCATGGAGACCACCGTCCCGGTCGGCCAGCAGCAGGGCACCGCTACGTTCGCCCGATGGGTGGATGCGCGTATAGGCACGCGCGGCGTCGCTGCCGTACGTGAGCAGCGGCATGGTGCCGCCATCGGGCCCGCGCGCCATGATTGGGTTCAGCGCTTCGATGCCGGCGTTTTCCGCCGGCGTTTGCGGCGGGTCCGGCAGGCGCCAGCCGTCGCCCAGGACGATGCCGCGCGCCTGCTGGGCTTGCAGTTCGAGGGCGTTGGCGATACGCGGGCTGCGCGCGCGCAACGCCGTCGCCATGCCATCGATGTCCAGCGGCCGGAGTCCCTGGGACAGGGCGGACGTGCCGTGCAGCGATTGCAGCGCGGCTCTCAGTCCGGCTCGCAGTTCCGATCGCATGGCCGGCCGGGAGAACGCCGCGGCGCGGCCCAGGCCGCCGCCGGCCAATTCACCGCCGATCGCCTGCGCCGCCCGCGCCAGGTCGACACCGCCTTCGGCGGCCGCGCGGAAGCCCGCGCCCACCATCGGGAGCAAGATGGTGGCGAGGTCGACGGCCCCGCTCAGCGCGGCGGTCCCGTATTCGCCGTGGCGGATGGACTGCACCATGCGGCGAAAGGGGATGAAATCCAGCAAGGTGTCGGCCACGCTTTCCGTGGGGGCCGCGGCATCGTTCGCCGGACGCAGGCGATCGTAGCGTTGCCGCAGCGCCGGTTTCAGCCACGTGTGCAGGTCGTCGCGGCGGCCCTGTGCCACGGGATCGAGGACGACGCGGCTGCGCCGGCTGGTGCGCTTCGGATCCGGCCTGGCACGATCGGGCGCGACGCCGAGGACGAGATCGGAATGCCGCAGGACCCAGTCCGCCGTGGGTTCGTGCAACGGCAAGGGGTGCACGCTGCCGTCGCGGGTCGAGAGGAAGTAGCGGTGGGCGAGGCCGTGCGCGTGGACCGCTGCGATATAGCCGGTGGCGGGCACGGTTTCGTCGACGCGGTTGTCGTTGACGAACGCCTTGTTCAGCGGGAACGTGACTTCCCGCCGGTACAGCTGCAGGTTCACCGACTGGATATCGACATGCGACGCACCGAGGTCCGCGCCGAGCGTCGCGGCGATCCATGCGAGCCAGCGGTCGACGAGGACCAGCGTTTTATCCGTCGCGGCGCGCGCATAGGCGTCGAACTGTCCTGTTCGAGGCCGCAATGCCGCAAGGTCCTCGGCCGCATGGGCGACCGCCATCTCGTTGCCGGTGGCGGAAACCAGGAAGTCGGCGATCCACGCGGCCAGCCTGTCGTGGGAATCCGTCGCGGGCGGCACGATACCGGATGGCGTATTGGAGCGTTGCAGCCTCTTGGATGCCGAGGTCAGCGCGGCCAGCACGCGCAGGCGCGCGGCCCGGTCGCCGTGCAGCGCATGGTCGACGATGAACTGCCGGCCAAGATCGGCCAGCTCCGCCGCGGTGTAGCGGTTCGGCTTCAAACCCAATTGCGTGGCGACATCGGAGCCGATGAAGGCGGCCAACCGTGGCCACGGCGTGACCGCCATCGGTTCGGTTTGCGCTGGCGGGCGGGGCGTCGCGACGACGGGCGGCCGATCGGCGACCGTGGCCGCCGCCGCGGCAGGCGTGCCGTCCATGGCGCCGGCGGCACGCGCGAAACGCAGCGCCATTTCGCCGCCGTCGCGATACGCACCGGCGTTTTCGCCGGATCCGGCATCCGGCTGCGTCTGCGTATGCGTGCACGTTTGCGCCGGCGGCCCTGCGTGCGTGCAGATCAAGGGTGCGACAGGACGGTGAGCGACGGACATGGGCGGGCCTCGGTGTGTGGACCGCCGGATGAATCGACAATACGCCGGCGGCGGAGCTGACCCCGGTAGTACCCGCGCGGCCGCTAGCGTTCAATGGTCTTCGCCGGGGGCTACACGCCCAGATAACGTTCCAGCAGATGCGGTTGCGCCGCCAGGGTGGCGCTGGCGTCCTGGTGGGCCAGCACGCCTTTTTCCATGACCACGCAGCGGTCGGTGTGGGCCAGGACCGCGCGATAGTTGCGGTCGACGATCAGCGTCGATATGCCGGTGCGCCGGATCGCGGCGATCACGCGCCAGAGTTCGGCGACGATGAGCGGGGCCAGGCCTTCGGTGGCTTCGTCCAGGATCAGCAGGTCGGGGTTGGTCATCAGCGCGCGGCCGATGGCCAGCATCTGCTGTTCGCCGCCCGACAATTCCTGACCGCCGTGCCGCGTGCGTTCGCGCAGCCGCGGAAAGGTCTCCATCACGCGTTCGTAGTCCCAGTCGCGGCGGCCCGATGCGCCGGCGCGCGCCGCCACCATCAGGTTCTCGCGCACGGAGAGGTTGGGAAAGACGCCGCGGCCTTCGGGCACGTAGGCGATGCCCAGGCGGGCGCGCGCGTGCGGCGGCATATGGGTGCTGTCGCCGCCGCCGATACGCATGCGCCCGGCGCTGCAACGCAGGTGCCCGGTCAGCACGCGTATCAGCGTGGTCTTGCCCATGCCGTTGCGGCCCAGCAGACCGACGGCTTCGCCGCGATCGATGCGCAGGTCGATGCCGCGCAGGACGTGGCTGGCGCCGTAGTGGGCATGCAAGCCTTCCGCGCGCACCCATTCCTCATGCGCGCGCTGTTCTTCCGTCGCTACGCGCATCTTCTCCATGCCAGGATGCGCGTTCATGGCGTTCCCTCCGCTGCATCCGTGCCGAGATAGGCGGTGCGCACGGCCTCGTCCGCGCGGATGGTGTCGGGGTCGCCGCTGGCGATCACCGCGCCGTTCACCATCACGGTGATCGTATCGGCCACGCGAAAGACCGCATCCATATCGTGTTCCACCAGCAGGATGGCGTGGTCGGGTTTCAGGCGTTCCAGCAGGTCCAGCATGCGGCCCGTTTCTTCCGCGCCCATGCCGGCCAGCGGTTCGTCCAGCAGCAGCACCGATGGCCGCGTCGCCAGGCACATGGCGATCTCCAGCTGGCGCTTGCGTCCGTGCGGGAGCGTGCCGGCGATGCATGTTGCGGCGTCGGCCAGGCCGGTCCGTTCCAGCGCGTCGTCGGCCAGGCCCGTGGTGTGCCTGCAATCGCCGGCATGGCGCCACCATTGCCAGAAGCGCTGCCGCGCGGCCTGCGCCGCCAACCGGCAGTTCTCGTGCACGGTCAGCGACGGGAACAGCGTGGACCGCTGATAGGTGCGGCCCAGCCCGGCGCGCGCCCGGCGCGGCTGCGGCCAGGCGGTGATGTCGCGGCCGTCCATCATGATGGATCCACCGTTGGGCGGCAGGTCGCCCGACAGCAGATTGATCAGCGTCGATTTGCCGGCGCCATTGGTGCCGATGACGGCATGCAGGCTGCCCCGGGGCAGCGCCAACGATACGTCCTGCACCGCCGTCAGCCCGCCGAAGTTGCGCCGCAGTCCGGTGGCCTGCATCAGGACGCCGGGCATGGCGATGTCCGGTCCCGCGGCGTCCGCGCGCTTCATGCCGGGACTGGAAATGCCGGGCATCGGAATCTCAGGCATGGGATTTCTCCGCGGTGTCGGCGATGGGCGCCATGCTTGCCGCGCGCGGCGTGCGTCCGACGCCGGCCAGGCCCGCCAGGCCGCGCGGCAGCAGGGCCACCAGCAGGATGACCGCCAGTCCCATCGGCAGATGCCAGTGGCGCGCGTAATCGCCGAAGACGGCTTCGGACTGGAACAGCTCCTGCATCAACACCAGCGCCGCCGCCCCGGCAACCGCGCCGCCAGGACGCGCCATCCCGCCCAGGATCACCATCAGCAGGACCAGTCCGGATTGCTCCCAGGCGAACAGCTCCGGTGTCACGAAGCCGTCCTTCAACGCGTAAAGGAAACCCGCCAGCCCGGCCAGCCCGCCCGCCAGCGTGTAGGCGACCAGTTTGTACGGAAAGGTCGAAAACCCCGCCGCACGCATGCGTTGCTCGTTGATGCGTATGCCTGCCAGCGCCGCGCCGAACGGCGAGCGCCGCAGGCGCGCCAGCAGGCCCCAGGCCAGGGCCAGGCAGGCGACCACGAACAGGTGGAAGGTCGTCGCCCGCGCCAGGTCGAATGGCATCCAGTCGCCCACCCGCCATTCCGGACGGAAATACAGATAGGCGCCGTCGCTGCCGCCGCCCACCTTGGTGTCGTGGAACACGTAATACGCCATCTGCGCGAAGGCCAGCGTCACCATGATGAAGTACACGCCGCGCGTGCGCAGCGCCAGCGCGCCCGTGGCCAGGGCATAGGCCGCGCCGCCGGCCAGGGCGGCCGCCAGCAGCGGCAGCAGCGGTCCCGCGGCGGATGCCGGCGACAGCAGCGCCGCCGCGTAGGCGCCGATGCCGAAAGGCGCAGCATGTCCCAGGCTGACCAGCCCCGCTTCGCCCACCAGCAGTTGCAGGCTCAAGGCGAACACGGCGTAGATGACGATGCGCTGGGCCAGGCCCACGTAGTATTCGCTGGTGACCCAGGGCAGCAGGGCCAGGCACAGCAGGACGACGATGGCCGCCATCCCCGCGGGTGAAATCTTCATCGGCGTCTCTCGTCAGCCTTGCTTGAACAGGCCTTCGGG
Encoded proteins:
- a CDS encoding ABC transporter ATP-binding protein, whose protein sequence is MRVATEEQRAHEEWVRAEGLHAHYGASHVLRGIDLRIDRGEAVGLLGRNGMGKTTLIRVLTGHLRCSAGRMRIGGGDSTHMPPHARARLGIAYVPEGRGVFPNLSVRENLMVAARAGASGRRDWDYERVMETFPRLRERTRHGGQELSGGEQQMLAIGRALMTNPDLLILDEATEGLAPLIVAELWRVIAAIRRTGISTLIVDRNYRAVLAHTDRCVVMEKGVLAHQDASATLAAQPHLLERYLGV
- a CDS encoding ABC transporter ATP-binding protein, with the protein product MPGVLMQATGLRRNFGGLTAVQDVSLALPRGSLHAVIGTNGAGKSTLINLLSGDLPPNGGSIMMDGRDITAWPQPRRARAGLGRTYQRSTLFPSLTVHENCRLAAQAARQRFWQWWRHAGDCRHTTGLADDALERTGLADAATCIAGTLPHGRKRQLEIAMCLATRPSVLLLDEPLAGMGAEETGRMLDLLERLKPDHAILLVEHDMDAVFRVADTITVMVNGAVIASGDPDTIRADEAVRTAYLGTDAAEGTP
- a CDS encoding branched-chain amino acid ABC transporter permease, coding for MAAIVVLLCLALLPWVTSEYYVGLAQRIVIYAVFALSLQLLVGEAGLVSLGHAAPFGIGAYAAALLSPASAAGPLLPLLAAALAGGAAYALATGALALRTRGVYFIMVTLAFAQMAYYVFHDTKVGGGSDGAYLYFRPEWRVGDWMPFDLARATTFHLFVVACLALAWGLLARLRRSPFGAALAGIRINEQRMRAAGFSTFPYKLVAYTLAGGLAGLAGFLYALKDGFVTPELFAWEQSGLVLLMVILGGMARPGGAVAGAAALVLMQELFQSEAVFGDYARHWHLPMGLAVILLVALLPRGLAGLAGVGRTPRAASMAPIADTAEKSHA